GAAATAGGTGGTCACATACAGATAAAAGAAGACAAAAGTACATGGGGGCTTTTTAATGCAAACGTaaacaattatttactttattatagaCAAATAAACAAGCATATAAATTGGTATGCTGAGATTGTGCCAAAAAGGAGCCAAACATAATAATGCTACtgcaccaataaaaaataaagataaaaataatccaGAAAAGATTGCGGTCGTCTCAGTGTCTGACGTGTTTTTTCCAATCGTATTGTGTACAATAATTGTCGATCTTTATGATGTGTCTTATACGCGAAAAAAACGGTAGTTGTACAATACAAAACTGTATTCTGAAACCCCCACTCGACAACTATGATTGATGTTAACCCTGTGATCTGAAAACTTCAAATCTGTCTCTTGTGAGCGGTTTTGTCAATGCATCAGCAATCATTTTCTCACTCCCACAATATGTAAGTACAATCTTTTTCTGCTCTACCAAGTCATGAGTATAATGGTGTCTGACATCAATGTGCTTGGTTCTTGCGTTTATTTTCTCACTGGTAGCAAGCCTAATGCATCCTTGATTGTCTGCATATAGGGCAGTAGGTTGTGATTTTGGTAGTCCAAAATCCTTGAGTAACTGCTGTAACCAAACAACTTTATAACTGGCATAGGCAGCAGGGATGTATTCTGCTTCTGTAGAAGTCAAAGCCACTGTTATGTcatggatataatttgtgacagtttaaataaattgaaGGGTTAAATTTggagtgtacaaagagagataacaagTAAACAAGTAAAGTAACAAGTACAATTTAAAGATTGTGTGAGATGTGTCAGAGAGGAGAAGGTAATTTAACAGAAGGGGTAATTATGTACATGTCCCAGTCAAGATGTTGAGAACACAGCAGTGTCCGTAGGTTCCACAGGACTACAAGTCACAGTAGTAAAGGAAGGGCTTGTGTCTTCAGCCAGGTGCTGCAAATGTTGGGTTTGGGTAAGCAGCAATAGAGCTAAGGGCAAGAGTGGGTGTCAGTGGAGGGCCTGGCTATCCAGCAAGGGAATAAGTTACAAGCAAAGGCTGACCTTCCATTTGCATCTGGCTCCCTTTCTCGTAGTCTATCCCACCCTTGGACCTGGCTCAGGTGTTTTTTTAGCCCAAATCAATCACTTAACCTAAACCCTCTACTTGCACCTGGCTAGTGAGGGTCCCTGACCTGTGCTAGTGTAACTGGCCACATAAATGGCCATGGTGTAGTTCATCCCTCTCATATTTTAGCTTTTTGGTTTTGGTTATTCAGGCAACATGGTGGTATGCAATGACATAGACCTCTAAACCAATGAGCATTACCATCTTCTTAGAGATAAGCAATCTTTTGTGTTAAATGATTTTGTTCAAGCATTCTCTCTggttttttataccttttatctTCCTAAGATATTTTGCCCTTGGAAAGTGGCAATCCCTGTTTTGATCTCCTGGTGGACACTATTGTGGTACACTTTAATGGTAGGTCAACAAATTAggcaaatattgtatataattcaTGTGATATGTAATGTGGTATCTgtacataattatttatattatttttatctacagtattttatatagtgatatatatataaatatatacttgaaAGAACATTGACTATTACTgtataaacattataataaactgtaataataCAAGTAAAATATTAACATACGTTTTGTAGTGTCTTCGGTGGCCTACAAACcttatgcaaaaaacaaaagcaatataaGCCTggatatatatacagatattgatgCCTGAGAcatgtattcttttattctttatttttctaacttatagtttttttttatatacttttattgtgttcAATATAACTTTTCACAAGCACACGGGAGCCTAAAAAATCCTTGTTTTTGTGACATTGGATTTATATACTTTCATATCTGTATAAGCATCATTATAGTTTCTGAAAACTTTTATGATATTTTTCAGGTACATCTAGATGGAAACACAGAAGAAACTGTAAATGAAATGGTAATCAGAAAGTTTGGTAAAAAGTTTTAGCATTAGGGTTGGGGTTAATGTTGGAGTTTGCTCAACATTGAGGCGTGCTTTAACTAACAAAGTTATTAATACCtgtatctgatttttttctttcaagcaaACTTTGATTTCAAGCAGCCATATTCATGGTGaaattaaatgcacatttttgccatttctgtAAAGGTAAACTTCACCCAAATCTTCCTACTCATTCTTATCCCTAGAGTCAAGGGTTAGACAGTAGACATTTTGGTGTCTTCTGAAGCACTGTGGGACCGGTAAGGTATCTGTCATGACAAATGGGAGAAATGTGCTGATAATGTGGaagaaaatgacaaataaatgaatgaaattacAGCCATGATATGGGAAAGGAAAGGGCAGATTATCatatggaatcattttttttttgttattcggATAATTGAATTTTTCACTTCTTTGTTCCTTAGACTATATATTAAAGGATTCAGCATGGGAGCAACAGCCGCATACATCACTGAGAACATTTGGTCCAATTCACTAGAATACTGTGAGGTGGGCTTCATGTACATAAAGAGTATGGTTCCATAGAATAACAGAAGGACGGTCAGGTGGGATGTACAGGTCGAGAAGGTTTTTCTTCTTCCACTAGCTGACATGCTTAAAACAACTTTGATAATCTTCATATAGGAGCTCATACTAAGCAAAAAAGGGCACAGCCCAAGAACAATGATTTCCACATAAATAAGAGCATCAAATCTCTGATCAGGGCAGGAAATTTGTGCCAGGGCCTTGACGTTGCAGAAGAATTGTTGAATTTCATTGGTGTAGCAAAGAGGCAAACTGGAAGCAAAAGCCGTCACCAGAGCAGAGTTGAGGAAACCAGGAATCCAAATTCCAaccaaaagcaaaatacatttttttctattcataacGAGATGGTACTGTAAAGGGTTACAAATAGCAATATAACGATCATAGGCCATTGATGATAATAGAACCACTTCAATACTGCCTATGAAGGTGAAGAAAAACATCTGGGTGAAACACTGTACAAAGGATATGAAGTTATCTCCAGTCAGTAACATATCCATGAGTTTGGGCAAGGTGACGGTGGTGTAATTGATGTCTATGAAGGACAGGTTacacagaaagaaatacattggggTGTGTAAGTGGAAGTCTGCACAGATTACAGTTATTATAATTAGATTTCCTAGTAAtcctattaaatatataaaaagaaataaagtaaaaagaagagGCTGTTTTTCATGGTTGTTAAAGAACGCCAAGATCTGAAAGTCTTTAGTGGTTGTGTTGTTGTCCATGAATTCTGTCAtcttctgtaaaacaaaacaaatggaatACCATTCAGTTTTAACAAGGACAGGCTTGGAAGATGTCAGGATCTGTAGTGTATTTTTACTGAGCATATGTTATCATCTATCATATTTCAACATGTTTGCTGTATTATGACTCAATGATTTGTGAATTCTCCTTCAAGGTGTTGTCTCTGGGCCACACAATGCAATTATCATCCtttctgatattattattatttttaaactgtatttatatagcgccaacattttatgtagcacagtacaaaaaaaaggggttgcaaatgacagacagatacaaacagtgacacaggaagagaggaccctgccccgaagagcttataatcaaagaggtgggggaagtatcacacaatagtaagGGGGGGTAtgaaatggtgggtgagtagtgagggttttaagagacagaagatgcgTACGTGAGGTTGAAGTGTTTGGTTTTAAGAGCTCtaataaaagagcagaaagtaggagcaagttgaaaAGTACGaggaagacctttccagagagttgggcagctctagaaaagtcttagagccatgcatgtgaggaggttatgagtgtgagtcattagtaggtcattggaggagcaaagagagcggctaggggagagCTCACATCCATTCACAATAAAGCACAGCTTTGCTGGCTTTGCTTGCTGCACttgaataattaataaatacaaatacaggcATTGGGATGAGCAAACACAGCATTCAACAAAAAGGTGCATTTTACCTGCAGTTCCCACCTAAATAGATCATGCAGCACAATGTAAAACAGGTCAACTGCCATGTGTTATCTAGGAAAATAAGATGTTGGCTATTTGTATTCCCAAATATTATCAAATGCAAGAAAACAAAGCTCATAGACACAAATCCTTACCACAAGTTACACTTTTGCTGTATACATCAGTTCAGATCTTCCACAATGTAGTGCAAGGACCGGTCATCATATTACATctaaagtgaaatataaaaagattGCACAGATTCTAATGTGTTAATGTGAATGttagcaaaaaatgaaaaatgttttgtgggtTTACAGAATATGTATTGGGGTGTAAACTTTTTTCTGCATGGAATCCTACCAATAGCTGAAAACTGATATATAGACAATAGAAGACATCAAAGACCAACAAACATGGAGAAGACAAGATACAGATCAGTGTGTGTTGGTAATGCTTGAGCTCGAAGAAAGGAGTAGTTTTCCCAAAACTTCTCCTGagatattaaatgttaaaatccATAGAAGTTTAATGTGAAGAACCCAACTGAGCCATTACAAGCCCACTAATAGGGCTGCAGTCACTGTAAATGTTTCATCATCATCGTGATTTTTCATAACTCAGATTTTTTTGTAGCCAGCATATTCATTTGAAAATCTGTGTGAATGCTGACTTATCAGTtttgattttaggtttttaacacaaaaaaagacatttggaaAATTGTTAATTCAGGTTAAACTGGCCAAACATTTGAAAAGGAGCTAGAAAGTAGATTTGCAAGAGGACATTTCTGCAGAAAAAACTTTGCAAAGCTTtaagaaaatgcaaaaagcagGCTAAAGGTAACATTtgttaaaactgaaattttgtgaatatctttttttttgttttattgtgtcagATTTGTTATTATGAACTCTTTAGAAATAGCATTGAAAATATGATCATCTGGGGGACGGTTTTATATCTCCTGGATCCTTGTTTGTTGATGTGAACTCTTGATCGCTGGTGACACAAATACATTGTTAATGAATCAGTCAGGGAATTACGATGTCTTAGGAGGTATAATGTCAGCACTCCTTTGGGTTTTAggcttttatcttttattttaacattgtatattttgaatttatttagataaacaaaagcaaacaattaaAATGCTGAAGACAATGTAattgtcttaagctgcgtacacacctgcaatttttctcgttggaaaggatctttcacgatcctttccaacgagaaaagactgcaggatgcatgaacgatgctgtacatacagcaccgttcatgctctatggagaggggagggggagagcgacggagcggcaccctgctgcgcactctccccttccctttcattaggatcggtcgtcgtccatcgtccatggatccgccaggacggtcgtcggacgatggacgacgaccgactgtacacacggcagattttcgcccgataattggccgataccgattatcgggcgagaaaaatttgccatgtgtacgcagctttaacaAGCCCAAGCAATAACCAACCCTAGCTTTCAAACACCCCTAAATGAATGTGGGCTTGTACTTATTCATTCAGGGGGTATGCACCTGCTCCTCAGTGAaactaaaaaacatgttttttatctatcaatgtctagatcagtgtttctcattcagggttcctccagaggttgctgggggttctttgtgcaatgagcagtttgtgactcttaggtcagtttaggtgacacaaatgatttttttttggtatctgaaagggtgacattatttccactggccagcaatataagaggaattcattccaccgaccaccacactaatgtactgtgatctagtgatatagtaattatagccagggttccctaagaccttaaTGTTATTTTATGGGTTCCCCCATGAAAATAAGATCAGAAACACTCCTAAAGATTAATGGTGCATACAACAGAAGTTTACTAAAATTGccatcaatttatttaaatatattagattgtaagctcttctgggtaggatcctctctcctcctgtgtcactgtctgtatctgtaactTTCTAcccttatttattttacagccctgtttaatatgttggtgctataaaaatactgtttaatatttttatttttatgaataatagtaataataatatttggaatCTCTGGGTTCAGGTCAGCATATAGAGCTAAGAATTCCATAGAGCTGTTAAGCCTAATTACAGCAGCAATAACTTTTCATTACCCACGGGGTAATGAGATATCACTGCATTTCTTGTCCCAATGACAGTGCAACATGATGTAAGAAGCAAAAACGTCTAGAAAGAAGTCCTAACCACTTTTAACCAAACATAGACATATTAAATTTTAAGACacaattttctttaaatcttCACCAAaccagatttactttaaaaaaattttttgaacattaaaaacatgaaatgtatcTTAACATTTTTCACCAATATATAGtcatacagtaaaaatgttgtctCAATGTTTATTTGTTTCGCAATTTGGCTTCAATGAAATTCATTGGACTGacaataaaaatcaaatgatAGATATCCCTATACATATTTccccagtattaaaaaaaaaatcttgtttatctATGCAATGAAATGGTTGTCTTGCCCTTCCCAATAGTGGTTGGAATAATCTCCAGAGAGCACCCTAAAGGTGCCTTAAACTTTTGTGTATCTTAAACTAATCTAACCCCTTTCAGGCCactaaataatctttttttgctgcttctgtCTCCATCTGGGAgatttttcaaaatgtatctgGTACAAATTGGTGTAAAACAGAAGCAAAGTCTGCAGTGTTTCGTTTTGTTGTACAACACTGTGGCCATGCCTGAATCAACTTTAGGAAAGAGATTTGTTTGCTTTGATTTCCCTTGAACGTTCAACGTGCAAAGattaattattgtttaaaataaataaaattgttgagCACCTGAGCCTGCGTAGGATGTGAGTAACAGGATTTCACccgtctaaaaaaaaaacttctttcgACTCCAGTTTTTTCCCTTTATGTCTTTCATACCAATTTTGAAAAGAAGGAGAGGGATTTTAAGGTGGTAAGTcaaatggatataaaaaaaaaaataagttactgAGTCGGGTCTATGAAACCAGAAACACCTTAAGAGTTAACTTTCTATGTGGgtcaaaaagtacattttttttttgtttcaaaagttTGTCAGGGTAACAAGTTTTATGTGTATTCAAACAAAGCCAGACAAAGTCAAACAAACAATAGGAGGAGGGAAATGACATGGTGGAAAGTAGtgggttttaggagctcttttaagaaaggaagaaaataggagcaagacaaataggacaaggaagaccattccagagagtcagggcagctctgaagaagtcttgaagctgtgtgtgtgaggaggttatgagtgaggaagtcggtagtaggtcattggaggagggaagagagaggctaggggtgtatttttttatcaggtcagaaaagtaagtgggacaagagctgtggagggatttgtgtatcaggtaggtaggtgggacaagaactgtggagggatttgtgtatcaggtaggtaggtgggacaagagctgtggagggatttgaaggcaaagcacaggagcttggatttgagtccaaggtgaaatggaagctgtGTATCGGGTAGGTAGACGGGAAGGATGGaaaagtctggctgcagcattcatgatggattgtagaggagagagtgaaTATTGTCAAAACTTTGCGTCTGTACAGGATGGGATGTTCTGGAGCTTCCCAGGTTTGTCCTCAAGGTCTTTAGAGATAATGGATCTATATTGGCAGAAAGAACCTAAAAATGGTTTGTGACACAACAAGTGCAAACTGAATTTCAACAGACTTGCTGATACTTTGCCCTCTATGACAGGTGGATTGTTTGTACTTTGAAACACATAAAACTGGAGAGAGCAAAACATACAATCCACCACAAGCTGCAGGGAGAGCTCTGGGTATGGACTCCATCTGCAAATACCTTCTGCTGGCTGCTCTGTGTGGGgcaaatatttatataggtaAGTTGGAAGCAAGAAAgaaaatagatagataaatggatagatagatagatagatagatagatagatagatagatagatagatagatggatggatggatggatggatggatagatagatagatagatagatagatagatagatagatagatagatggatggatggatggatggatggatggatggatggatggatagatagatagatagatagatggatggatggatggatagatagatagatagattaataGATCTGAAGGTAGATGCTAAAATTTATTATATGATGTTATTTTTTCCTAGATGCAGTAAGCTCGTCTAATGGGAGCAATGTTCAGCCAGGTAAgagaattttatgtttttgtcattAATTTAATACAGTTCTTATTATTATCTCATTATCacttatacattattataattattatatatcacAGCTCCAAATGTGGCTCTTCGTGGCATTCCGACCCAATCCAGCACCAACTCCTATTATGGAAGCGCACGGAATGCCAACGATGGCTCCTTGGCCAACAATTACCTGAGGTCTCAGTGCTCTTACACAAAGATGGACGATGGACCCTGGTGGATGGTGGACCTGAAAAAGCCTCATAAAATTATGTCAGTCGCTGTCACCAACCGTGTCCTGGAATGTTGCAGGGAACGGATTTTCGGGGCAGAGATCCGAATTGGAAACAATCCTAGCAATGGGGGAAAATCAAATCCCAGGTAAAGCACTTACAAGTTACTTTTTGTGCCTTTTCAACTGattaggtaaatattaaaaagcacaaaatacaaaGTGATTGACAGAAGTCTGCACTGCTGAACAAATCAGTAGCTTTGTTTTAGTagctttgctttattttacctCTTTATTTGTTAGAATCTCCCACCATTTAGAATAAATCCAGATATATTTCCTGTGCAATGTTTTTCTCATGTCTTTAACTGGTTCCACAAAATATCAGccacttcctgtgcctaggcgcTCCTGTTCTGTATACTCATAGtggtatatcaggtgacttcctgttcATAGGCACTCCTGTCTAGTAccttcatagctgtatatcaggtgacttcctgggCCTTGccactcctgttctgtatttttatagctgtATATCAATTGACTTCCTGAGccatcaggtgacttcctgtgcctaggcactcctgttctgtaccctcataaCTATATATCTGCAGGCTGAAATTATCTACCTCACTTCCATTCCTAGGTATGTAGTTgctagaaagaaagaaaaaattttggtcagagatgggctttaaaccTGTACTGTAGAAGCTGTAACCATAATTCAGGGGGCAGTGTAATAATATCTAACCTTATGGGCTCCATGAAGCTGATTTATTCCCCATAAATGTTTTACGGTGGTTTTTCTGCACCGATTTACTAGAAGTGGTCATTTCAAAGAAGACTCagggttttgcttttttatgtctgAGTTGCCCCTTAGATGTTGATGATCTGAGGACTGGTGGGGGAATATTCAGCAGGGGATGTAGAGCAAGCACAGATCCATGGAATGGAAAAATCTTATGCAGGGAAAACTTTGCATTGCAGATTCTCATGTAcatcttcctctccagcaagaatatcagtgagcagcacagtaccAACCATATTCGTATATAACTAAATCTCTCTTCCATTCTGGTGAAAATCTGATGGTGCATTGATATATTTCAggaggaattaaaaaaacattcacatggTATTATTGTAAAATCATTTGATGTAATTTCAGTTGTGGTGTCATCTCATCCATTGAATCTGGGGAGACAATTTCCTTCTCTTGCCAAGGAATGGCGGGCCAATATGTGAGCGTCACCATCCCAGAACGGTCTGAACATCTTGTCTTGTGTGAAGTCCAGGTCTTCGGTTTTCCTGCAAGCAGTGAAGGTAAATTGGTGGATTTTGCAGAAGAAGAAATAATTTaccaacaatgaaaataaaaaactaaaataataaaacaaaaaacaaagtaaaagtaaaacaaaattaaaaattttcttttcctCATTACTGTAGATGAAGTGACGGTCCCAGAGGTCTTAAAGACACCCAACGGaggtaaaatgatttgttttctgtTGATGCATCATGGAAATCATTATTGAATAGATTAGATTTTTTCTTCATggtaagtttaaatatttttcagctcCAAATGTGGCGGTTAAGGGAGTTCCAGAACAATCTAGCCTTTACAACATGTATGGGGTACCCAAAAACTCCATTGATGGATCTCTAGACAGCAACTATCTCTACATCCAGTGCAGTCGCACCGCAGAGCAGGATGACCCCTGGTGGAGAGTCAATCTCATGGGAACGTATAGGGTTTTCACAGTTGCAGTGACCAATCAGGGCGACTGCTGTGAAGAAAAGATCAAGGGGGCCCAGATTAGAATCGGGAACTCAGCTGAAGATGGAGGAACCAAAAATCCcatgtaatgtatttttgctttgtttatttgaTAGTTGGAAACTTTCCTTGGGTACATCACTGCAGACTTTGTGCAATAGAAAGGTCCTCTCATGTAGgcttttgaaataacatttagtttttttttttactgtttttatatctttatctTTCCTACCATGCCCAGCTCAAGACTTTGTGGATAATAGGGTGGCATTGATAAGAAGTCAAGTGTAGAGTGCCTGCTGTTGGTTTTAATGGAGATTTCTGATTACATGTACCCCTTAACATACAATATGCAGGGACCAAATGTGTTGCAGATGTAAATTAATGTATCAACCCAAAATGGATGAAATATGGTTTGGATCTCCTAATGGACGGCTCTTGTTTTTGAGTGTCGGTCAACTGCAGAGCAGGATCCTGAATAAGTCTGAGACATCGGAATTCTACAATGTTTTGCAACTGCTCCCTGTGGTCCTttgacattggccctgatttattaaaaagttctccaaggctggagagaatacactttcagcagtaaagctcAGTAATCCAGCAATCCTCGAATTgacttcctaaaagtcattagctgtttgttagcaaatgttttcaatcctgcaccagatccatttcaggtttgctggatcatccagcttcactgatgaaagtgtattctctccagcctaggagaactttaataaatcagggccattgacacCCATTTCTCTTTGCTTTCTCAGATGTAAAGTAATTTCAACAATGGGAATGGATGGGTGAATGGATGATGGCCTATGAGTGCCTTGGAAAATGGAGGGTGCCTGTAGGGTGGGTTCAATTGGGAACTCTGTAACCCCTGTTCTTACCCCAATTTTATGGCCATGTACTCTGGCTCTTCATGAGACAATGCCAATTATTCTCTGGAAAGCTGGAAAATATAATTCTTCATTGAGGGTACTTTCCCTCAACTCCACACAACAGTTCATAATGGAGCCTTAAGATGACCAGAATCACATCATGGATGAGTTTGAGACTAAAGAATTCTACAGATTTGTGTATCTGCACCCTGAGGTCCTTTGACGTTGAGTTCAACTTTAACGTGTTCAACTTCTTCAACAATGGGGGTGGGTGAGACCCTGGCCTTTGAATGTGATGGTATCTCTGAGGGTCTAAATGTGGTCATAAGGAGGGTCCCTATAAGTTTTCTGGAATAGGAGGACTGGGTCCAATTGGGACGTTTTGTCACTCATATTCCAGTACCAATTGTGTGGCCATAATGGAGTATTAAGATGATGAAATCCCCATCATGGATGAGTCTGAGAGATAGGAATTGTACAAATTTGTGTATCCGCACCCTGTGGTTCTTTGATGTTGACTCCCATTTCTTTTTGCATTCTCAGATGTGGAGTAATTCCATCAATGGAAAGGGGGGAGACTCTAGCCTTTGAGTGCGATGGCATGGTTGGACAATATGTGACCATCTTcatccctggaaaaacaaaatcactAACTATCTGTGAGGTCCAAGTTTTTGGTCTTCCAAGTGACACCACCGGTAATTCTTTTTATTGGAAATTGTAGAATCAACATCAAACATCTCACATCCTCAGAttaactttcttaaaaaaaaaacaataaattgtattgggagctttttaatgtaacatttgCTGATCCATTCAGAGAGGGGGAGGGGTGTAAATTTCCAACCTTTAATAATCATAGCAGTGTA
This portion of the Pyxicephalus adspersus chromosome 8, UCB_Pads_2.0, whole genome shotgun sequence genome encodes:
- the LOC140336942 gene encoding olfactory receptor 8H1-like → MLSKNTLQILTSSKPVLVKTEWYSICFVLQKMTEFMDNNTTTKDFQILAFFNNHEKQPLLFTLFLFIYLIGLLGNLIIITVICADFHLHTPMYFFLCNLSFIDINYTTVTLPKLMDMLLTGDNFISFVQCFTQMFFFTFIGSIEVVLLSSMAYDRYIAICNPLQYHLVMNRKKCILLLVGIWIPGFLNSALVTAFASSLPLCYTNEIQQFFCNVKALAQISCPDQRFDALIYVEIIVLGLCPFLLSMSSYMKIIKVVLSMSASGRRKTFSTCTSHLTVLLLFYGTILFMYMKPTSQYSSELDQMFSVMYAAVAPMLNPLIYSLRNKEVKNSIIRITKKK